The proteins below are encoded in one region of Buttiauxella gaviniae:
- a CDS encoding pyridoxal phosphatase yields MTYRVIALDLDGTLLTPQKTILPESLTALQRAHDAGVKVIIVTGRHHVAIHPFYQALALETPAICCNGTYLYDYHAKKVLASDPLQPQQASQLIDLLDTHNVHGLMYVDDAMLYQETTGHVLRTENWAKSLPEAQRPVFRHVNSLREAAHNVDAIWKFALTDVDTIKLQSFTQVVERELGLACEWSWHDQVDVAQRGNSKGNRLAQWVESQGLSMSEVMAFGDNFNDLSMLESAGLGVAMGNADDAIKARADLVIGTNLEAGIAETIYKHLL; encoded by the coding sequence ATGACTTATCGCGTAATCGCCCTTGATCTTGACGGCACATTGCTCACGCCGCAAAAAACTATTCTTCCTGAATCACTGACCGCTTTACAACGCGCACATGACGCTGGCGTGAAAGTGATCATTGTGACGGGCCGTCATCACGTTGCCATCCATCCTTTTTATCAGGCACTGGCCCTGGAAACACCTGCAATTTGCTGCAATGGCACTTATTTGTATGATTATCATGCGAAAAAGGTACTGGCATCCGATCCTTTACAGCCGCAGCAGGCGAGCCAGTTGATTGATTTGCTTGATACCCACAACGTTCATGGGCTGATGTATGTGGATGACGCGATGCTGTATCAGGAAACTACCGGGCATGTTTTGCGTACCGAAAACTGGGCCAAATCTTTGCCTGAAGCTCAGCGTCCGGTGTTCCGCCATGTGAATTCCCTGCGCGAAGCCGCGCATAACGTTGATGCCATCTGGAAGTTTGCGCTAACGGATGTCGATACCATCAAGCTGCAAAGTTTTACTCAGGTGGTCGAACGGGAATTGGGGCTGGCGTGCGAATGGTCATGGCATGATCAGGTCGATGTGGCGCAACGCGGTAACAGCAAAGGCAATCGCCTGGCGCAGTGGGTTGAATCACAAGGTTTATCCATGAGTGAAGTGATGGCCTTCGGCGATAACTTTAATGATTTAAGTATGCTGGAAAGCGCCGGGCTCGGTGTGGCAATGGGTAATGCGGATGACGCGATTAAAGCGCGGGCGGATTTAGTGATCGGTACCAATCTGGAAGCGGGTATCGCGGAGACGATTTATAAGCATTTGTTATAG
- the modA gene encoding molybdate ABC transporter substrate-binding protein: protein MAKQWIRLALGAALSVTLAGQACADNSKITVFAAASLTNAMQDIATQYQKGKTVEIASSFASSSTLARQLEAGAPADLFISADQKWMDYAVSKDAIKTDSRETLLGNSLVVVAPKASKLGDVAINAKTDWASLLKGGRLAVGDPDHVPAGIYAKEALQKLGAWDTLSPKLAPAEDVRGALALVERDEAPIGIVYGSDAVASKGVKVVGTFPEDSHKKVEYPIAIVKGHDNPSVSAFYTYLKGPEAAAIFQRYGFTTK from the coding sequence ATGGCTAAGCAGTGGATCCGTCTGGCATTAGGTGCCGCATTGAGCGTTACTTTAGCTGGTCAGGCATGTGCCGATAACAGCAAAATTACCGTTTTTGCCGCGGCATCTTTAACTAACGCAATGCAAGATATTGCTACCCAATATCAGAAAGGCAAAACGGTTGAAATCGCTTCTTCTTTTGCCTCATCTTCAACGCTTGCACGCCAACTTGAAGCCGGTGCGCCTGCGGATTTATTCATCTCTGCCGATCAGAAATGGATGGACTACGCGGTAAGCAAAGATGCGATTAAAACGGACTCTCGCGAGACGCTGCTCGGCAACAGCCTGGTGGTGGTTGCGCCTAAAGCCAGCAAATTGGGCGATGTGGCGATCAACGCCAAAACGGATTGGGCCTCTTTGCTGAAAGGTGGTCGTCTGGCGGTTGGCGATCCAGACCACGTTCCCGCGGGCATTTATGCTAAAGAAGCGCTGCAAAAATTAGGCGCATGGGATACGCTATCACCAAAACTTGCTCCGGCAGAAGACGTGCGTGGCGCACTGGCGCTGGTTGAACGTGATGAAGCACCGATTGGTATCGTTTATGGTTCTGATGCGGTTGCAAGCAAAGGCGTGAAAGTTGTCGGTACTTTCCCGGAAGATTCCCACAAGAAAGTGGAATACCCGATTGCCATTGTGAAAGGCCACGACAACCCAAGCGTTAGCGCGTTTTACACTTATCTGAAAGGACCGGAAGCGGCTGCTATCTTCCAACGTTACGGATTTACGACCAAATAA
- the modB gene encoding molybdate ABC transporter permease subunit, which translates to MILTDPEWQAVLLSLKVSTLAVLFSLPFGIFFAWVLVRCRFPGKALLDSIIHLPLVLPPVVVGYLLLIAMGRRGVIGAWIYDVFGITFAFSWRGAVLAAAVMSFPLMVRAIRLALEGVDMKLEQAARTLGAGRWRVFCTITLPLTLPGIIAGTVLAFARSLGEFGATITFVSNIPGETRTIPSAMYTLIQTPGGESAAARLCVISIVLALVSLLVAEWLARQSRKRIGAL; encoded by the coding sequence ATGATATTGACCGATCCCGAATGGCAGGCGGTACTGCTGAGCCTGAAAGTCTCAACCCTTGCGGTGCTGTTTAGTCTTCCTTTTGGGATCTTCTTTGCCTGGGTGCTGGTGCGTTGCCGGTTCCCGGGCAAAGCCTTGCTCGACAGTATTATTCATCTCCCGTTAGTGCTCCCCCCTGTGGTGGTTGGTTACCTGTTGCTGATTGCGATGGGCCGTCGCGGTGTGATTGGCGCCTGGATTTACGACGTTTTTGGCATCACCTTTGCGTTTAGCTGGCGCGGAGCGGTGCTCGCGGCGGCGGTCATGTCCTTCCCGCTGATGGTGCGTGCGATTCGCCTGGCGCTCGAAGGGGTGGATATGAAACTCGAACAGGCGGCGCGTACACTGGGTGCCGGGCGCTGGCGTGTCTTCTGCACGATTACGCTGCCGTTAACGTTACCGGGCATTATTGCCGGAACCGTGCTGGCATTTGCGCGTTCACTCGGTGAATTTGGCGCAACCATTACCTTCGTTTCGAATATTCCCGGCGAAACCCGCACCATTCCTTCGGCGATGTATACCCTGATTCAAACCCCCGGCGGCGAAAGTGCGGCGGCGCGGTTGTGCGTGATTTCGATTGTGCTGGCGCTGGTGTCATTGCTGGTGGCCGAATGGCTGGCGCGACAGAGCCGTAAACGGATAGGGGCGCTCTGA
- the mgtE gene encoding magnesium transporter has protein sequence MPVTPKYSAKQRAQDRARILQILLTNKAVATGILGKLPQPQAQTPEQDIAEIMTLVARLPAADLADVLEALPTEERHALWRLVKDDRRGKVLIEASETVWDDLIEDMSDKALLNVIRPLDIDDQIYLAQYLPRDLMGRLLATLPQEERTRVRQVLHYEKHSVGAIMDFEVITVRADVTLAVVQRFLRLRGKIPQNTDKVFVTTRDKTLLGELGLTAILLHAPQTPVLNVMDDNPTCFAPEDNDEVAARTFERDDLVSAAVIDSSGKLIGRLTIDEIVDVVYEETDNDLRRMGGLSAEEDVFAPVSKAVKARWAWLAINLCTAFVASRVIGLFEHTISQLVALASLMPIVAGIGGNTGNQTITMIVRALALQHIQPGNFSFLVLRELGVALFNGIIWGGVMGCVTWLLYDDLALGGVMTLAMVLNLLVASLMGVLIPMIMMRLGKDPAVGSSVLITAITDTGGFFIFLGLATIFLL, from the coding sequence ATGCCTGTCACTCCAAAGTACAGCGCCAAACAGCGTGCGCAAGACCGAGCCAGAATCCTTCAAATCCTGTTAACCAATAAAGCGGTAGCCACCGGTATTCTTGGCAAACTACCGCAGCCGCAAGCACAAACGCCCGAGCAGGATATCGCCGAAATCATGACGCTGGTGGCAAGACTGCCCGCCGCCGATCTCGCTGATGTCCTGGAAGCGTTGCCGACCGAAGAACGCCATGCTTTATGGCGGCTGGTAAAAGACGATCGGCGCGGCAAAGTGTTGATTGAAGCCTCAGAAACCGTCTGGGACGACTTAATCGAAGACATGAGCGATAAAGCCTTGCTCAATGTCATTCGTCCGCTGGATATCGACGACCAGATTTATCTCGCGCAATATCTGCCCCGCGACCTGATGGGGCGGCTGCTGGCAACTCTTCCGCAAGAAGAGCGCACCCGAGTCCGGCAAGTGCTGCACTACGAAAAGCACAGCGTCGGCGCGATTATGGATTTCGAAGTGATCACCGTCCGGGCAGATGTCACGCTGGCGGTGGTACAGCGTTTTCTACGCTTGCGCGGCAAAATTCCGCAAAATACCGATAAAGTTTTTGTCACCACGCGCGATAAAACATTATTGGGAGAGTTGGGCCTGACCGCTATTTTGCTGCATGCCCCGCAAACCCCGGTGCTCAATGTGATGGACGATAACCCCACCTGTTTTGCGCCCGAAGATAACGACGAAGTGGCCGCCCGCACCTTTGAACGTGATGACCTGGTGAGTGCTGCGGTTATCGATAGCAGTGGCAAACTGATTGGCCGCCTGACCATCGATGAAATCGTCGATGTGGTTTACGAAGAGACGGATAACGACCTACGCCGTATGGGCGGCCTGAGCGCTGAAGAAGACGTGTTCGCCCCGGTCAGCAAAGCGGTTAAAGCGCGTTGGGCGTGGCTTGCGATTAACCTGTGTACCGCTTTTGTCGCCTCGCGCGTCATCGGCCTGTTCGAACATACTATTTCGCAACTGGTGGCTTTAGCATCGCTGATGCCGATTGTTGCGGGAATAGGCGGTAACACCGGAAACCAGACGATCACGATGATTGTCCGCGCTCTGGCGCTGCAACATATTCAGCCGGGAAACTTCTCCTTCCTGGTGTTGCGCGAGCTGGGTGTGGCGCTGTTTAACGGGATTATTTGGGGCGGCGTGATGGGCTGCGTCACCTGGCTGCTTTACGATGACCTTGCGTTGGGTGGCGTAATGACCCTGGCAATGGTGCTTAATTTGTTGGTGGCATCGCTGATGGGCGTCCTGATTCCGATGATCATGATGCGGCTCGGAAAAGACCCGGCGGTGGGGTCGAGTGTACTGATTACCGCCATTACCGATACCGGCGGTTTCTTTATTTTCCTGGGGCTTGCGACGATCTTTTTGTTGTAG
- the apbE gene encoding FAD:protein FMN transferase ApbE: MDLRLLRYGLFAIVVGALAGCDNPTAKSSAGMVLEGKTMGTYWRASLAGVDNARQAELREKIQAQLDGDDRLLSTYKKDSALSRFNQSTSTEPYPVTEAMSDIVTMALRIGAKTDGAMDITVGPLVNLWGFGPDKQPIKTPDQAQIDAAKALTGLHHLTVINQAGKQWLQKDLPRLYVDLSTMGEGYAADHLARLMEQNGISRYLVSVGGAVVTRGTNPEGKAWRVAIQKPTDRENAVQAVVDLNGHGISTSGSYRNYYELDGKRLSHVIDPQTGQPIQHKLVSATVIAPTAMEADGWDTGLMVLGTEKAKQVAQKEGLAVYLITKEGDSFTTWMSPQFKTFLLSE; encoded by the coding sequence ATGGACTTACGATTATTACGCTATGGCCTGTTTGCCATAGTCGTGGGCGCGTTAGCGGGCTGTGATAACCCAACGGCGAAAAGCAGCGCGGGGATGGTGCTGGAAGGTAAAACCATGGGCACCTACTGGCGTGCAAGCCTTGCAGGCGTTGACAACGCACGGCAGGCAGAACTGCGCGAAAAAATCCAGGCGCAGCTCGATGGCGACGATCGCTTGTTATCGACCTACAAAAAAGATTCTGCATTATCCCGCTTCAACCAGTCTACTTCGACGGAACCGTATCCGGTTACTGAGGCGATGAGCGATATTGTCACCATGGCTTTGCGCATTGGCGCGAAAACAGACGGCGCGATGGATATCACCGTTGGCCCGCTGGTGAATCTCTGGGGTTTTGGCCCGGATAAACAACCGATTAAAACCCCTGATCAGGCACAAATCGACGCCGCGAAAGCCTTAACCGGTTTGCATCATCTGACGGTAATAAACCAGGCTGGAAAGCAGTGGTTGCAGAAAGATCTTCCCCGTTTGTATGTTGATCTCTCCACTATGGGCGAGGGTTACGCTGCGGATCATCTGGCGCGTTTGATGGAACAAAACGGGATCAGCCGTTATCTGGTTTCAGTGGGCGGAGCCGTGGTCACGCGTGGCACCAATCCAGAAGGTAAAGCCTGGCGCGTTGCCATTCAGAAACCGACCGATCGTGAAAATGCGGTGCAAGCGGTTGTAGATCTCAACGGGCATGGCATCAGCACTTCTGGAAGTTATCGTAACTATTACGAGCTGGATGGAAAACGCCTCTCGCATGTGATTGATCCGCAAACCGGCCAGCCCATTCAGCACAAACTGGTTTCCGCGACGGTGATTGCTCCGACCGCGATGGAAGCCGATGGCTGGGATACCGGGCTTATGGTGCTGGGCACTGAGAAAGCCAAACAGGTTGCGCAAAAAGAGGGCCTGGCGGTCTATTTGATCACCAAAGAAGGTGACAGCTTTACGACGTGGATGTCCCCGCAGTTTAAAACCTTCCTGTTAAGCGAGTAA
- the ada gene encoding bifunctional DNA-binding transcriptional regulator/O6-methylguanine-DNA methyltransferase Ada — MKDFFDNATDESRWQAVETRDSRADGQFIFAVKTTGICCRPSCSARHPLRKNVLFFKTLAAAIDAGFRPCKRCQPDKLVPEQQRIDRITQACRLIESSSEPIVLARLAAQVAMSPFHFHRLFKQVTGLTPHAWQKALRAKRLREQLTQGDLVTRAIFDAGYQSGSNFYQQANEVLGMTAKQYRQGGERTVIQFVTGSCWLGEFLVARSERGICAILLGNDAQELGHELETLFPHSSLMTGDEQFAQSVAQVVSFLEHPCEHFSLPLDIQGTAFQQQVWQALRDIPAGQTASYSDIAQRIGKPQAVRAVAGACAANKLAVIIPCHRVVRNDGAISGYRWGVERKRQLLEIEAKLQEE, encoded by the coding sequence ATGAAAGATTTTTTTGACAATGCCACCGATGAAAGCCGCTGGCAGGCCGTGGAAACCCGCGATAGTCGCGCAGACGGGCAGTTTATTTTTGCGGTGAAAACCACCGGAATTTGCTGCCGTCCTTCCTGCAGCGCACGCCACCCGTTACGCAAAAATGTGCTCTTCTTTAAAACCTTAGCAGCGGCAATCGACGCCGGTTTTCGCCCATGCAAGCGCTGCCAGCCAGACAAACTTGTCCCTGAGCAGCAGCGTATCGACCGCATTACCCAGGCCTGCCGCCTCATCGAAAGTAGCAGTGAGCCGATTGTTCTGGCGCGTTTAGCCGCGCAAGTTGCCATGAGTCCCTTTCATTTTCACCGCCTTTTTAAACAGGTCACAGGGTTAACGCCCCACGCCTGGCAAAAAGCACTGCGGGCAAAACGCCTGCGCGAGCAATTGACGCAAGGTGATCTGGTCACGCGCGCCATTTTCGATGCGGGTTATCAATCCGGGAGCAATTTCTACCAGCAAGCGAATGAAGTGTTAGGGATGACGGCGAAGCAATACCGGCAGGGGGGCGAACGCACAGTGATTCAGTTTGTGACGGGTTCTTGTTGGCTGGGGGAATTTCTGGTCGCCCGCAGCGAGCGGGGAATTTGCGCCATACTATTAGGGAATGATGCGCAAGAACTGGGCCACGAACTGGAAACGCTGTTCCCGCACTCTTCGCTCATGACGGGCGACGAACAGTTTGCCCAAAGCGTGGCGCAGGTGGTGAGCTTCCTTGAACATCCATGCGAGCATTTCTCTTTGCCGCTGGACATCCAGGGAACCGCGTTTCAACAGCAAGTCTGGCAGGCACTGCGTGATATTCCTGCCGGGCAGACCGCCAGCTACAGTGATATTGCCCAACGCATTGGCAAACCGCAGGCGGTTCGCGCCGTAGCGGGGGCTTGTGCGGCAAACAAACTGGCGGTGATTATTCCCTGCCACCGTGTTGTACGTAACGACGGTGCAATTTCGGGTTACCGTTGGGGCGTGGAACGTAAACGTCAACTTCTTGAAATAGAGGCCAAACTGCAGGAGGAGTAA
- the pgl gene encoding 6-phosphogluconolactonase has protein sequence MKQTVYTASPESQQIHVWQLDHAGELTLVQVVDVPGQVQPMVISPDKRFLYVGVRPEFRVIAYRITPDDGTLTEAGVTAIPGSPTHISTDRQGRFLFSASYNAGSVSVVRLGADGLPGEVVDVVEGLEGCHSANISPDNRTLWVPALKQDRICQFTLSDDGKLVAQTPAEVTTVEGAGPRHMVFHPNQQYGYCVNELNSSVDVWELKNANGKIECVQTLDIMPPDFADTRWAADIHITPDGRHLYTCDRTASIITVFSVSEDGSVLALEGFQPTETQPRGFNIDHSGKYLIAAGQKSHHIAVYQINGEQGLLEEKGRYAVGQGPMWVVVNAF, from the coding sequence ATGAAACAAACAGTCTATACCGCGAGCCCCGAAAGCCAGCAGATTCACGTTTGGCAACTCGACCATGCAGGCGAACTGACTCTGGTTCAGGTCGTTGATGTGCCAGGCCAGGTGCAGCCGATGGTCATTAGCCCTGACAAACGTTTTCTGTATGTGGGCGTGCGTCCTGAGTTTCGCGTCATTGCTTACCGCATTACGCCAGATGACGGTACGCTTACCGAAGCGGGTGTTACCGCCATTCCGGGCAGCCCAACGCATATTTCAACCGATCGTCAGGGACGTTTCCTGTTCAGCGCTTCCTACAATGCAGGCAGCGTAAGCGTTGTGCGCCTTGGTGCAGATGGTTTACCGGGTGAGGTGGTAGATGTGGTCGAAGGGCTGGAAGGTTGCCACTCAGCCAATATTTCGCCGGATAACCGCACGCTGTGGGTGCCTGCGCTGAAGCAAGATCGTATTTGCCAGTTTACGCTGTCTGACGACGGCAAACTGGTAGCGCAAACGCCTGCGGAAGTGACCACCGTTGAGGGCGCAGGCCCGCGTCATATGGTGTTCCATCCGAACCAGCAATACGGTTACTGCGTCAATGAACTGAACAGCTCCGTGGACGTGTGGGAGCTGAAAAATGCTAACGGTAAAATTGAATGTGTGCAAACGCTGGACATCATGCCGCCAGATTTTGCTGATACTCGTTGGGCGGCTGATATTCACATTACACCGGATGGTCGTCACCTCTACACGTGCGACCGCACCGCCAGCATCATCACGGTATTCAGCGTGTCAGAAGATGGTAGCGTCCTGGCGTTAGAAGGTTTCCAGCCGACGGAAACGCAGCCGCGCGGGTTTAACATCGACCATAGCGGGAAATACCTGATTGCAGCGGGCCAGAAATCACACCATATCGCGGTTTATCAAATTAACGGCGAGCAAGGGTTACTGGAAGAGAAGGGCCGTTATGCCGTGGGGCAAGGGCCGATGTGGGTAGTCGTTAACGCCTTCTAA
- the modC gene encoding molybdenum ABC transporter ATP-binding protein ModC — MLELNFVQTLGDHRLAINETLPGQGITAVFGVSGAGKTSLINAISGLTHPQHGRIVLNDRVLSDAENKKFLAPEKRRIGYVFQDARLFPHYRVRGNLKYGMPARAAGQFDKLVELLGVEPLLERFPWSLSGGEKQRVAIGRALLTSPELLLLDEPLASLDIPRKRELLPYLQRLAREINIPMLYVSHSLEEILHLADKVLVLDGGEVKAFGNLEEVWGNSVMHPWLPKEQQSSVLKVTVLEHHPHYAMTALALGDQHLWVNKLDKPVQSTLRIRIQASDVSLILQPPVNSSIRNVLRAKVANCYDDEGQVEVQLEVGSRTLWARISPWARDELMIKPGQWLYAQIKSVSITA; from the coding sequence ATGCTGGAATTGAATTTTGTTCAGACGCTGGGTGACCATCGTCTGGCGATTAACGAAACCTTGCCGGGGCAGGGGATTACGGCGGTATTTGGCGTGTCTGGCGCCGGGAAAACCTCGCTGATTAACGCGATTAGCGGCCTGACTCACCCCCAGCATGGGCGCATCGTCCTCAACGATCGCGTATTAAGCGATGCCGAAAACAAAAAGTTTCTCGCTCCTGAAAAACGCCGCATTGGTTACGTGTTTCAGGACGCTCGCCTGTTCCCGCACTATCGTGTGCGCGGCAATCTTAAATACGGTATGCCAGCGCGCGCGGCCGGGCAGTTCGATAAATTAGTTGAACTGTTGGGGGTTGAACCGCTGCTCGAGCGCTTCCCATGGAGCCTGTCGGGAGGCGAAAAGCAGCGCGTAGCGATTGGTCGCGCCTTATTAACTTCGCCAGAATTGCTGCTGCTGGATGAGCCGCTCGCCTCGCTGGATATTCCGCGTAAACGCGAGCTGCTGCCGTATCTGCAACGTCTGGCGCGTGAAATTAATATCCCGATGCTCTACGTCAGCCACTCGCTGGAAGAGATTCTCCACCTGGCCGATAAAGTGCTGGTGCTGGATGGCGGTGAAGTGAAGGCATTTGGCAATCTGGAAGAGGTGTGGGGCAATAGCGTCATGCACCCGTGGCTGCCGAAAGAGCAGCAAAGCAGCGTGCTAAAAGTGACGGTGCTGGAGCATCATCCGCACTACGCCATGACCGCACTGGCGCTGGGCGATCAGCATTTGTGGGTCAATAAATTAGATAAACCGGTGCAGTCGACGTTACGCATTCGCATCCAGGCGTCGGACGTTTCGTTGATTCTCCAGCCGCCGGTAAACAGCAGTATTCGTAACGTGTTGCGGGCTAAAGTGGCGAACTGTTATGACGATGAAGGGCAGGTGGAAGTTCAACTGGAAGTTGGCTCGCGCACGCTTTGGGCGCGGATTAGCCCGTGGGCGCGGGACGAATTAATGATAAAACCGGGCCAGTGGTTGTACGCGCAAATCAAAAGTGTGTCGATCACCGCGTGA
- the alkB gene encoding DNA oxidative demethylase AlkB: MLDLFADEAPWIEPLADGAVILRRFASADAQALIAQISELAAASPFRQMVTPGGYTMSVAMTNCGEVGWTTDHHGYLYSPIDPLTSQPWPAMPTLFRTLSDGASKAAGYADFTPDACLINRYASGAKLSLHQDKDELNLQQPIVSVSLGLPAVFQFGGLKRNDPLKKVMLEHGDVVVWGGPSRLFYHGILPLKSGHHSATGEYRFNLTFRHTR; this comes from the coding sequence ATGCTCGATTTATTTGCCGATGAAGCACCGTGGATTGAGCCGCTGGCGGATGGGGCAGTGATCCTGCGTCGTTTTGCCAGTGCCGATGCGCAGGCATTGATCGCTCAAATTTCGGAACTCGCCGCAGCTTCCCCGTTTCGCCAGATGGTCACACCCGGCGGGTACACCATGTCCGTGGCGATGACCAACTGTGGGGAAGTCGGCTGGACAACCGATCATCACGGTTATCTCTATTCGCCGATTGACCCGCTCACTTCGCAGCCCTGGCCCGCTATGCCCACTCTTTTCAGAACGCTATCCGATGGAGCCTCTAAAGCTGCCGGGTACGCTGATTTTACCCCTGACGCCTGCCTGATTAACCGCTACGCATCGGGAGCCAAACTTTCGCTGCACCAGGATAAAGACGAGCTAAATCTACAGCAGCCGATCGTCTCCGTTTCTCTGGGCTTACCGGCGGTGTTTCAGTTTGGCGGCCTTAAACGCAACGATCCGCTTAAAAAAGTGATGCTCGAACACGGCGACGTAGTGGTATGGGGTGGGCCTTCAAGGCTGTTTTATCATGGGATTTTACCGCTCAAATCGGGCCACCATTCCGCCACCGGCGAATACCGCTTTAATCTGACGTTCCGTCATACTCGCTAA
- a CDS encoding multidrug ABC transporter permease/ATP-binding protein: MELLRVVYRQYRWPFLMVMALSLLSAALGIGLIAFINLRLIETPDISLSVLPEFLGLLLLLMAVTLGSQLALTTLGHHFVFRLRSEFIKRLMDTHVERVEQLGSAALLAGLTSDVRNITIAFVRLPELVQGIILTFGSAAYLAWLSPKMLGVTAIWVAVTILGGYLLVARVYKHLAHLREVEDQLYNDYQTVIEGRKELALNRERAERVYDDIYIPHATDYRSHIIRADTFHLSAVNWSNIMMLGVIGLVFWMANSLGWSDTNVAATFSLTLLFLRTPLLSAVGALPTLLTAQVAFNKLNKFHLAPYDAQFPRSKEPARWQTLEMRDVVFQYGDNTFSVGPLNLKIERGELLFLIGGNGSGKSTMAMLLTGLYQPVSGAIYLDGKKIDASNQDDYRKLFSAVFTDVWLFDRLLGPQGEQANPELVATWLERLKMGNKLELENGTILNLKLSKGQRKRVALLLALAEERDIILLDEWAADQDPHFRREFYQTLLPLMQQMGKTIFAISHDDHYFIHADRLLEMNQGQLSELTGLERESASRDAVARTGS, encoded by the coding sequence ATGGAACTTTTGCGTGTGGTTTACCGGCAGTATCGCTGGCCTTTCTTAATGGTGATGGCACTCAGCCTGCTTAGTGCGGCACTGGGTATTGGCCTAATCGCCTTTATTAATCTGCGACTGATCGAAACGCCGGATATTTCCCTTTCGGTACTGCCCGAATTTCTCGGCTTGCTGCTGTTATTAATGGCGGTGACGCTCGGCTCACAGTTGGCGCTGACGACGCTTGGGCACCATTTTGTCTTCCGTCTGCGCAGCGAATTTATTAAACGCCTGATGGATACACACGTTGAGCGTGTCGAACAGCTCGGCAGCGCAGCGCTGCTGGCCGGTTTAACCAGTGACGTACGCAATATTACCATTGCCTTTGTGCGCCTGCCGGAGCTGGTTCAGGGCATTATTCTGACCTTCGGCTCAGCGGCCTACCTGGCGTGGTTATCGCCAAAAATGCTCGGCGTAACGGCGATTTGGGTCGCGGTAACTATCCTCGGCGGTTACCTGCTGGTGGCGCGTGTCTATAAACACCTGGCGCACCTGCGTGAAGTTGAAGACCAACTCTATAACGATTATCAGACCGTCATTGAAGGGCGCAAAGAGCTGGCGTTAAACCGCGAACGTGCGGAGCGTGTGTATGATGACATCTATATTCCCCACGCCACGGATTACCGCAGCCATATCATTCGTGCCGATACCTTCCACCTGAGCGCGGTGAACTGGTCGAACATTATGATGCTTGGCGTTATCGGCCTGGTATTCTGGATGGCAAACAGCCTCGGGTGGTCAGATACCAACGTCGCGGCGACCTTTTCCCTGACGCTGCTGTTTTTACGTACGCCGCTGCTGTCGGCGGTGGGTGCGTTACCGACTTTGCTCACCGCTCAGGTGGCGTTTAACAAACTCAACAAGTTCCACCTCGCACCGTACGATGCGCAATTCCCACGCAGTAAAGAGCCAGCCCGTTGGCAAACGCTTGAAATGCGCGATGTGGTGTTCCAGTACGGGGACAACACCTTCTCCGTGGGCCCGCTGAATCTCAAAATTGAGCGTGGCGAATTGCTCTTTCTGATTGGCGGAAACGGTAGCGGCAAATCCACCATGGCGATGTTGCTTACCGGGCTTTACCAGCCGGTATCCGGCGCTATCTATCTGGATGGTAAAAAGATTGATGCCAGTAATCAGGATGACTACCGCAAACTGTTTTCTGCGGTGTTTACCGATGTCTGGCTGTTTGACAGACTGCTTGGCCCGCAAGGGGAACAGGCGAATCCAGAGCTGGTTGCCACCTGGCTTGAACGCCTGAAAATGGGTAACAAACTGGAGCTGGAAAACGGCACCATTCTCAATCTGAAATTGTCCAAAGGTCAGCGTAAACGAGTGGCATTACTGCTGGCGCTGGCGGAAGAGCGCGACATTATTTTGTTAGATGAATGGGCGGCCGACCAGGATCCCCATTTCCGCCGCGAGTTCTACCAGACGCTGCTGCCGCTTATGCAGCAAATGGGCAAAACCATTTTTGCGATCAGCCATGACGATCACTACTTTATTCATGCCGACAGGTTGCTGGAGATGAACCAGGGGCAGTTAAGCGAACTGACGGGCCTTGAGCGAGAAAGTGCATCCAGAGATGCGGTGGCCCGAACCGGAAGCTAA